The genomic region ATTGATAAATAGACTAAAAATTACTTATAtccgtaaataaaatatttaatttatttattaaaaaaattctaataagattatcattaataaaatattttaaatattttattttaataaataaagacAATAACACTGTATNNNNNNNNNNNNNNNNNNNNNNNNNNNNNNNNNNNNNNNNNNNNNNNNNNNNNNNNNNNNNNNNNNNNNNNNNNNNNNNNNNNNNNNNNNNNNNNNNNNNNNNNNNNNNNNNNNNNNNNNNNNNNNNNNNNNNNNNNNNNNNNNNNNNNNNNNNNNNNNNNNNNNNNNNNNNNNNNNNNNNNNNNNNNNNNNNNNNNNNNNNNNNNNNNNNNNNNNNNNNNNNNNNNNNNNNNNNNNNNNNNNATTAgtagtaaaattataatttactttctaaattagataaataattatttttgaaacATGGAAGAACAAGGGAGTGAATCCTCttcaatagaaaaaaaattggatAGTGTCCAATATTTGATTTCACCATTCATATTCTCTCTTATTAATATCTGGTCCCAGTTATAAAATTAAAGGTGagaaatcacactttattctctcaagtagaaaaagaatagagagaAAATTTGCAGTTGTTTTGGATGAATTAAACCAAGTTGAATGGTGTGGACTCTATATTCCAGGTGTCTTCAGGTCATTCGTGGTCAATATATCTTCAATTCTTCAGCATCGAAAAAAGCTATTCTCTGTACTGGAATTCACCATTTTCATAATTAATGCATGCTTTGGTACTTGCTAGTATTTGGTAACCGAGGACACTAATTCTCTCCTCATATCCTCTTTGCAACTCCAAACATCACATCCCTTCACTTACCTAACATTATTGGAATCACCTTCTTCCTTGCGCTAAACCCATTCAAATTTTCCTTCTTACGTGGTAGTAGCAAGTAGCAACGTTGCATGGCTTCGAAGCTAGAACAAACACTTCCATTAAAACTTTTGGTGGACAGAAAGAAAAGCTGTGTAGTTATGGCTGAAGCAAGTAAAGATTTTATAGAAACTCTGTTTAGTTTCCTGACTCTTCCACTGGGAACTATCATTAGGCTTCTGTCGAAGAATAAGCTGAACGGGCATGAAGAAGCTAAGGTTGGCTGCATCAACAATCTGTACAATAGCGTGGAAAATGCAACTGATGAGGTTTTCTGGAACCCCATATGCAAGCAAATGCTGCTTCGACCGCGAAACCCTTGTAGAGCTCTTTGCAGGAAACTGAAGCTGAATGTGGATGACAATGAGCCCACAAGGCGCTTCATTTGTAGTAACTATTGTAAGAGAAGTAATTCTTTCTTGTTAAGTGCTTTTTCAGGTGTTACTTGCATCAAATGTGGGAACCCGATGGACAAAAAACCGAAGATAATGGTGAATGATTCCAGTAGTGAAGTAACTCATCGTCATGAGGATGGAGTATTTATTAAAGGAGAAGCCATGTACTtgatttttgataatttgaaagtgCTTCAAAGCTCTCCTAGAATCTTTGTGAAGGAACTTGTCCAGCTTGGCTACAAAGATTTCAACAATTTGACAGAAATTTATCAAAATGTTGGTCTGAAGGAGGTAACGTTGAGTAAAATCATAAGTATATTTTGCATCAATTAAATTTTCATCTCCCCATTTTTATTATGGAGGAGTACTAGGACGCGAGCAAATTTTatgatttgtaaccatcaattagcTTCATTagtgattttaatggtgtgagattttattcAAGGGTGTGAGATTACTCACTTTGTTTTTGCTGGTTAAGTGTTGTTGGCCAGATTTCAATAAAACTGCTGCCCCTAAacttttcctttattatctaACCAAAGACTGAAAGACATGTAATGATTGATGAAGCTGCTAAAAACCTTTCGATCAATTTTCTTCTATGATGATTTTTTCCTTTTATTGGCATTGTCTCTTTAGATTTTGGAGTTACTAAGCAAGCATTAACCTCCAAGACTGTCCTCAGTAATTTGTTCTTTGCAAATAGAGTCTAGGGGATGTCCACTTTTTCACCAAATATAGGAACAACCCAAAAACCATGGTAGAAGTGATGAGCTGCTAAAAAAGATTTCGATCAATTTGCTTTGATATTGATTTCTTTTTAGGTTTTGGACTTACTAAAGCAAGCATTAAGCTCTAAGACTGCCCTCAGTGATGTTTTCTTTGCAAATGGATTCTCTAAGGGGATGTCCACTTACTCACCAAAAATTGGACAAACCATCAACCATGGTAGAAGTGATTACAGAAACCTTAAGGTAACTGTGAGCAAATCCAAGAAGAAAATACTCCATGCCGAAGCTGAGGAGGATTTTGTTGATTTTCTATTAAGCTTCCTTACGGCACCACTTGGATCGGTTCTAAAAGTTTTGGATGGAAATGCTTCTCTGGGATGCATGGACAACTTGTACAATAGTGTCAAGGAACTCATTTCATCATGGTTCTTCACAGCAAAAATCTTCTCCTTGCTGAATCCACACGTAGCGCCCCAATTTGGTTTCAAGAAATGGCAGCCGTTACAGATTCGTGAGAAATCCGCTTGTGAATACAAGTATGACGATATCTCCGGAGTATTGATCCCACAGTTACTTGTCGATATAAACACTAAATTTTATGAACCAAGATCCCCTGATGGCCAGAAAGAAGTGGGGTTTGTGAGGAGGCCATCGGTGTTTGTTGTGTGGGATGATCTGCGTGTGATACCAATGGCTAATGCTTCCAGCATTTCATTTATGCAAAAGATGAATATTCCATTCGATGATTTGGAGGAGCATGTCATCACAATTGGGAATGCAGAGGTAATAATCCAATAATCCATTCTTCAATAATTTCTAGAAAATCTTGGGGGCCAGCTGATTTTGGCAATTTTGGTCGGTATTTGACTAGAACAAACACTAAATTATCCTTAATAAATACATTTTATTTGTGTATAAACTCCTAAATATAGATGTAAACTATGTGTTTGATGTGTGCAAATTCTTATAATGTGGATGCAAGTTATTGCTGGACAAATATTTgcctaaaataataatatttgcagACAATGTTATATTGCTATAATATTACCTTTAGAGATCTTGTTATTTATATAATCCATGTTAATCAGCAGTGTTGAAGAGATAAAATGATCCATAATGCTATGCTGGCAAACATAAAATGCATCAAGGAATGCCCTAGTGCAGTGTGATTCTTGAGTTGAAAATTTAATTTGGTATGTTTCTATAGTAGTTCTCAAGAACATTCTGTCTGACATTTTAATAGCACAAACTTCTTCCATTATAACTAGTCTAAAATAAATGTATGCATACATGTTCAGGCACTAAACCTGTTGGGGGCTTCTTTGACAACCAATGCTGCATTGACAGAAGGCTTATTCTACCTCTTGGAGATGCCAAATCAAGATGCTAGAGCTTGAAACTTTCTCTAGTTGGTGATACGTTGCTGAATGATTGAGCAATACCATGATATTTCCGTTTCTGAAATTCGCCAACTATGTTTGAGTGAGACATGTATGGTGTTTCTTATTTTGGTTCTTGTACGTTGTTCTAATTTGTAAGTCAGCAActgctattattttttttttccaaagttaATGGTATTTTATTCAATCCTTGAAAAAATACATTGGGGTCCATATATAGGACAGACAAatgaaaacaaacaaataaaataagggTTCTCACAATTCACTAAAAATGAAATGGAAATATTAATAACTAAAGAAGAAGTGAAACgaagaaagggaaaggaaagtCTAGCATATAGGGTTTAGATTTCATCTCTTGGGGTAACAGTAACTGGAGGGAGCTTCAACTGTCTTCCCCGGAGCCACAATCTCctgttcaaaaataaatttatttctttctttcctaGATGAAATCTAATCCCTAGATGCAACACTTTTCTTATTCATGGATTGTGCAAATCAGGGAGAATATCATGTGTATAGGATCTTCTTGATGAAATGCATGAGTGGACAACCCCTTAATGTATTCACTTGCAATATATTATTAGATGCTTTATGCAAAATCCAACATCTTGATGAGACAATTGCACTATTTCAGAAATTATTGACAATAGGGCATCGTCCAGTATTCTTTTGAATGGTTTGTGCAAATGTGGAAGAGTAAGGACAGCAAGGGAGTTTTTTTAGCATCTTTTGATCAATAATTATGGTCTAAATGTTGTGACCTATAATATTATGATAAGGGGGCTTTGTAAAGAGAGTTTGATTGATGAAGCAGTGAccttattttcaaaaatgaaaGGAAATAATCGTCTTCCTAATGCTGTAACTTATGAAATATTTATTCGAGCTCTTCTTGGTAGAGATGAGAATGAGCAAGCAGTAAAGCTTCTTCGTGAAATGATCGGTAAAAGTCTACTAGTGAACAATAACAAGGAGGTGAGATGAATTATTTCAGATTTTAGTGTTACCCTAGTTGGTGTTAGAGTAAGAAATGACATGGAACTAGCAGAAGACCCGTGTGTTGTACGGGTTGAAAACTTCTGTTTTCTGTTTCGATTTTTTTTTAGTCTTCTTAGATTATCACTTTTTacattaataaaagtatttttattgtttaatttttaattaaatataatagatTTATTTACTCTATCACCACTTAATGTTGAaaatttttgctttttgttttgaaatttttttttcagtcTTTTtggattattattttttatattaataaaaatatttttgttgttttatttttaattaaatataacaGATTTATTTACTCTATCACTACTCAAAATACATAAGTATTTTTTCTTAACCTTTCATAATTTGTAAGTTGTCATTTCTCAATACTATTAAAAAGAGAGGACCaaatacacaaaaaaataaaaaatttaaggaTTTGAAAAACATACTATATTGACTTTTGACTTTGATTTTGTTTAAATGCCGATTGAATAAAAAGAGCAAGACTCATCAAATTTGTTAATTTTcaagataaaagaaagaaaaacaacgaTAAGTGTAAAGCTTCTTTTGCCCAACTTCCAAATCTCTCAACCACTACCTAAAGAGAACATTGGTTTTTggtttatcttttttttctttctcttctattCTTGATTGGAATATGTGCAACGCGTACcggcagaaaaaaaaaatgttgccAAAATTAACCATCATGAgtttctctcttctataaaaaaaTGTTGCCAAAATTAACCATCATGAGTTTCTCTCTTCTATTCAACTGTATGCTCTACTTACCCACTGTACTAATCTATAACCTTCCTTGGTACAACGAATAACATTTTGCTTTGATTATCACACTCTATTATCCTATCAATACATATGATGATCAAGAACTAATAAATCTTTGTTATTTATTCACCGAAACAGCAGCAGCTACAGGATCAAGTTTTCAACAACGAATGATTCAGATGTAACTTAGTGGATCCACGAAGTTACAAAAGAAATGACCAGAAGATCATTTTCAACTTGTTCAATATAGATATATTAAGAAAGTACAAATATATTCAACAACACATGAATATACAATCATCTAAATACCATAAAGCATTCAATGGGCAAAACCATATAAGTTAAAGAATAAACTAAATTGTGGAATGAGAGATTTTTATATCATAAAAGACTTACAAACATAAAGGGCTAAATAGCTAATTTGCCTAATGGCTAATGATATTGTGTCCACACCCTAGCACTTAATCTATTACATGAGAAAAAAGCCTAAAACACAATCCAAAATACATTCGTTACAAAAGATGAGAACATATACATATTCTCATCCACTACAATCCAATGCATCAAATGCTATTACATGAACACAACCAAAATACCTAATGCCCTAGATTAGTCCTAATCAGTGGCTCTAGTTAATTGCCATGGACAACCACCTCAATTAACCCCTGTCCAGAGGAGCCATCGTTCCTCGAGCCACGAGACTCGTCAGCTTCATCAAATTGCAGCATCAAGAATCTTCTCAACCTCTTCAACGAAGGCTTCACATATTTCTCAGCATCAAGAGAGCCTCGATTAAGGCCAACCACATACTCCTAGTGTAAACAATTGCATGAAAATAGAAGCCTAATTAGAGGAATAATTAACAAGACGAAGCAGAGGTAGAGACGGCGGACAACACGAACTCAAAGTTGGATATGCAACCTCATGTTCGCTGCAACCTAGGGATGTAAAAGATGGTGTGACTCCAAAATGCTTCTGCGAAAAATATGCTATCTGTTACACGTCGAAGAGAAACACCGACCCGAATAGGCTATTTTTTGGATGCCCATTGTTAAAGGTAAGTATGCAATTCTTCATGTATGTGTACCAAGTTTATAGTAAACTTgagttaaattttgaatttttggaatGGAGGTTTATACTCTAGATTTTGGTGATTTTTTCTTGCTCAAGTTGTTGTGGATGTGATTTTGAATTGTTGTGAATGGCTTCACAATTGgatatgaaaatgatttgattttgtaaGCGACATAAATTGACATGGAACCTGATTTAATATAACAAATGGTTTAAAAATTTGAAAGGATTTTTTAGATTTAGAGTTTAGGTATTAATTCCAGTGATATATGTGAATTAGATTGAATTGGAGTGTTTTGTACCACCATATATTCATTGTGTTCTATTCGATTTATGTGACACAACTACATTTCAAATTCTTTGTCTGAAGGTTGATGACCACATTGTAAGGGTCAGAGCCGTGGAGATAACAAGGAAATTGGGTGACGGCAAGCTGAATGATGTTGAAGAACATTCGGGACTGGATAAAATTGCTCATGTAGAGGAAAGAATAGTAAACCTAAAGAAGCTGCTgaacaaaaagaaaagagtaGATAGTAGAGGTGCTTGTGGTTCTAGTTTTGATCTAATCATTAGACTTTGTTGATGAAGTCTCCTTCTCTCTTGCCGCtgcttctcattcttcttcttcaactctgcttctctattcttttctttttgttcagCAAAGTTTACTATTCTTTCCTCTACATTAGCAAGCAAGTTATACAGTCCCGAATGTTCTTCAACATCATTCGGCTTGCCGTCACTCAATGACCCTTACAATGTGGTCATTAACCAGACAAAAAATTTGCAATGTGGTTGTCACATAAATCGAATAGAACACAATGAATATATGGTGATACAAAATACTACAATTCAATCTAATCTACATATATCATTGGAATTAATCCCTGAACTCTAAATCTAAAAAatccttttaaatttttaaaccttTTTTATATCAAATCAGGTTCCATGTCAATTCATGTCACAATCAATTTATTAATCTAGGTAGATCTATTTCCAATAAATCAACTttcttccaattttcaatcatttttcaaaattaaccagCTACAATATCAAATCATATACAAATTCAACCCAATTAAAGACCGCTTAcgaaatcaaatcattttcatatcCAATTGTGAAGCCATTCACAACAATTCAAAATCACATCCACAACAACTTGAGCAAGGAAAAATCACCAAAATCTAGATTTTAAACCTCCATTTCAAAAATTCAACCCAATTTTAGCATAAATTTAGTACACATACACGAAGAATTGCGTGCTTACCTTTAACAATGGGCATCCAAAAAATAGCTTATTCAAGTCAGTGTTTCTCTTCGACATGTAAGAGATGACATATTTTACGCAGAAGCATTGGAGGTTGCATATCCAACTTTGAGTTCGTGTTGTCCGCCATCTCTACCTCTGCTTCGTCTCGTTAATTATCCCTCTAATTAGGCTTCTATTTTCATGCAATTGTTTACCGTAGGAGTATGTGGTTAGCCTTAATCAAGACTCTATTGATGCTGAGAAAGATGTGAAGCTTTCATTGAAGAGGTTGAAAAGATCCTTGAGGCTGCAATTTGATGAAGCTGATGAGTCTCGTGACTCGGAAAATGATGGCTCCTCTGGACAGGGGTTAATTGAGATGGCTGCCCATGGCAGTTAACTAGAACTACTGATTAGGACTAGTATAGGGCATTAGGTATTTTGGTTGTGTCCATGTAATAGCATTTATTGCATTGAATTGTAGTGGATGAGAATATATGTATATTCTCATCTTTTGTATCGAATGTATTTTGGATTGTTTTTTGGGCTtctttcgaaaaaatacaaacgCATGAgctagaagaagaagcagtaggcTTTACAAGGATTTTTGGAGACGGTTTTAGAGTTGAGTCGCCAGTTCCTGGTCGGGGAGGGGACAAGTTATGGTCTTCGACGGATTCGAAAAAACTTAACCTGGCCGTGAGTCACCGAAAATAAGAGACGCATCAGCTAGAAGAAGTAGCGATAGGGCTTACAAGGGTATTTGGAGAGGGTTTTGCATGTGGATCGCCGAAAAAATCAAACGCATGACCTACAAGAAGAAGCAACAAACTCATGAGTTAGAAGAGGCGGTGGGCCTTCAAAAGGTATTTGGAGAGGGGTTTGCTTCCACGGATTGACCCCTGACTttaggggtgtccatggatcggatccgatccgcatatccgcggtgtttatccgaatccgatccgaaaattgcggatatggatccgatccgcaaggctttcggatcggatcggatccacacactaatcggatcggattgcggattttgtgttggtatccgcatatccgcgtatccgcaaaaataaagaaataaataagtaaaatattctttttatgttttattttaactaataattatcatatatgttaaattattttaatttactaTTCAAGAAAAGTatgttaaatattattttaagagtaaacatatttaaaagaatagaaaaaataaattttattgatatttttttaataaaaataagcttttaaaaatatttttgtgttttgcaaATATATCCGATCTGACCCAATCCGCAAATGTACAGAGCAGATCGaatccaaacttaaaaactgcggatattggatccgatgattttagtgcaGATCGAATCGAAATTTTGGTCATATCCGATCTGATCCAATCTGCGTTCATCTCGTTAAATCTCCGAGTAATTTTGCCATTAACGGAAAGTAATAACGCATTTGGCCATTTTGATATCTGCTTTAATGATCATTATTGATAACCAATCTATAACATTTTTGGCCGAGTTATAATGTATGACCGATTTTTAACGATCAAGTTAATGAGcatttttgtttacttttaacagCAAGTTAAATTTACAGAGCACtacattattttttttagtgTACTAACATTTGTTTGTACTGATATACTAATATTTGATGCATTGactctaaatttattttatttatattcgaTATAATAATATACACAAAAATAAGATACTAAATTAGTGTGTTTATGAATtaagaaacaattaaatattatgtttgattaaaaaaataatttattgcaTATAGAGTTAGATAGAGAACTTTAAGATATAAGTACAATTAAAATTCAAAGATTCTTAGCTCGCAAATCTAatagaattaaattttaaaaataatttaaacacgTGGATAGAATTAGGATATAATCTAAATTCTACTCTATTATTATCCAATCCATtgctaataaaaaaaatcattatttAAGGTTTNNNNNNNNNNNNNNNNNNNNNNNNNNNNNNNNNNNNNNNNNNNNNNNNNNNNNNNNNNNNNNNNNNNNNNNNNNNNNNNNNNNNNNNNNNNNNNNNNNNNNNNNNNNNNNNNNNNNNNNNNNNNNNNNNNNNNNNNNNNNNNNNNNNNNNNNNNNNNNNNNNNNNNNNNNNNNNNNNNNNNNNNNNNNNNNNNNNNNNNNNNNNNNNNNNNNNNNNNNNNNNNNNNNNNNNNNNNNNNNNNNNNNNNNNNNNNNNNNNNNNNNNNNNNNNNNNNNNNNNNNNNNNNNNNNNNNNNNNNNNNNNNNNNNNNNNNNNNNNNNNNNNNNNNNNNNNNNNNNNNNNNNNNNNNNNNNNNNNNNNNNNNNNNNNNNNNNNNNNNNNNNNNNNNNNNNNNNNNNNNNNNNNNNNNNNNNNNNNNNNNNNNNNNNNNNNNNNNNNNNNNNNNNNNNNNNNNNNNNNNNNNNNNNNNNNNNNNNNNNNNNNNNNNNNNNNNNNNNNNNNNNNNNNNNNNNNNNNNNNNNNNNNNNNNNNNNNNNNNNNNNNNNNNNNNNNNNNNNNNNNNNNNNNNNNNNNNNNNNNNNNNNNNNNNNNNNNNNNNNNNNNNNNNNNNNNNNNNNNNNNNNNNNNNNNNNNNNNNNNNNNNNNNNNNNNNNNNNNNNNNNNNNNNNNNNNNNNNNNNNNNNNNNNNNNNNNNNNNNNNNNNNNNNNNNNNNNNNNNNNNNNNNNNNNNNNNNNNNNNNNNNNNNNNNNNNNNNNNNNNNNNNNNNNNNNNNNNNNNNNNNNNNNNNNNNNNNNNNNNNNNNNNNNNNNNNNNNNNNNNNNNNNNNNNNNNNNNNNNNNNNNNNNNNNNNNNNNNNNNNNNNNNNNNNNNNNNNNNNNNNNNNNNNNNNNNNNNNNNNNNNNNNNNNNNNNNNNNNNNNNNNNNNNNNNNNNNNNNNNNNNNNNNNNNNNNNNNNNNNNNNNNNNNNNNNNNNNNNNNNNNNNNNNNNNNNNNNNNNNNNNNNNNNNNNNNNNNNNNNNNNNNNNNNNNNNNNNNNNNNNNNNNNNNNNNNNNNNNNNNNNNNNNNNNNNNNNNNNNNNNNNNNNNNNNNNNNNNNNNNNNNNNNNNNNNNNNNNNNNNNNNNNNNNNNNNNNNNNNNNNNNNNNNNNNNNNNNNNNNNNNNNNNNNNNNNNNNNNNNNNNNNNNNNNNNNNNNNNNNNNNNNNNNNNNNNNNNNNNNNNNNNNNNNNNNNNNNNNNNNNNNNNNNNNNNNNNNNNNNNNNNNNNNNNNNNNNNNNNNNNNNNNNNNNNNNNNNNNNNNNNNNNNNNNNNNNNNNNNNNNNNNNNNNNNNNNNNNNNNNNNNNNNNNNNNNNNNNNNNNNNNNNNNNNNNNNNNNNNNNNNNNNNNNNNNNNNNNNNNNNNNNNNNNNNNNNNNNNNNNNNNNNNNNNNNNNNNNNNNNNNNNNNNNNNNNNNNNNNNNNNNNNNNNNNNNNNNNNNNNNNNNNNNNNNNNNNNNNNNNNNNNNNNNNNNNNNNNNNNNNNNNNNNNNNNNNNNNNNNNNNNNNNNNNNNNNNNNNNNNNNNNNNNNNNNNNNNNNNNNNNNNNNNNNNNNNNNNNNNNNNNNNNNNNNNNNNNNNNNNNNNNNNNNNNNNNNNNNNNNNNNNNNNNNNNNNNNNNNNNNNNNNNNNNNNNNNNNNNNNNNNNNNNNNNNNNNNNNNNNNNNNNNNNNNNNNNNNNNNNNNNNNNNNNNNNNNNNNNNNNNNNNNNNNNNNNNNNNNNNNNNNNNNNNNNNNNNNNNNNNNNNNNNNNNNNNNNNNNNNNNNNNNNNNNNNNNNNNNNNNNNNNNNNNNNNNNNNNNNNNNNNNNNNNNNNNNNNNNNNNNNNNNNNNNNNNNNNNNNNNNNNNNNNNNNNNNNNNNNNNNNNNNNNNNNNNNNNNNNNNNNNNNNNNNNNNNNNNNNNNNNNNNNNNNNNNNNNNNNNNNNNNNNNNNNNNNNNNNNNNNNNNNNNNNNNNNNNNNNNNNNNNNNNNNNNNNNNNNNNNNNNNNNNNNNNNNNNNNNNNNNNNNNNNNNNNNNNNNNNNNNNNNNNNNNNNNNNNNNNNNNNNNNNNNNNNNNNNNNNNNNNNNNNNNNNNNNNNNNNNNNNNNNNNNNNNNNNNNNNNNNNNNNNNNNNNNNNNNNNNNNNNNNNNNNNNNNNNNNNNNNNNNNNNNNNNNNNNNNNNNNNNNNNNNNNNNNNNNNNNNNNNNNNNNNNNNNNNNNNNNNNNNNNNNNNNNNNNNNNNNNNNNNNNNNNNNNNNNNNNNNNNNNNNNNNNNNNNNNNNNNNNNNNNNNNNNNNNNNNNNNNNNNNNNNNNNNNNNNNNNNNNNNNNNNNNNNNNNNNNNNNNNNNNNNNNNNNNNNNNNNNNNNNNNNNNNNNNNNNNNNNNNNNNNNNNNNNNNNNNNNNNNNNNNNNNNNNNNNNNNNNNNNNNNNNNNNNNNNNNNNNNNNNNNNNNNNNNNNNNNNNNNNNNNNNNNNNNNNNNNNNNNNNNNNNNNNNNNNNNNNNNNNNNNNNNNNNNNNNNNNNNNNNNNNNNNNNNNNNNNNNNNNNNNNNNNNNNNNNNNNNNNNNNNNNNNNNNNNNNNNNNNNNNNNNNNNNNNNNNNNNNNNNNNNNNNNNNNNNNNNNNNNNNNNNNNNNNNNNNNNNNNNNNNNNNNNNNNNNNNNNNNNNNNNNNNNNNNNNNNNNNNNNNNNNNNNNNNNNNNNNNNNNNNNNNNNNNNNNNNNNNNNNNNNNNNNNNNNNNNNNNNNNNNNNNNNNNNNNNNNNNNNNNNNNNNNNNNNNNNNNNNNNNNNNNNNNNNNNNNNNNNNNNNNNNNNNNNNNNNNNNNNNNNNNNNNNNNNNNNNNNNNNNNNNNNNNNNNNNNNNNNNNNNNNNNNNNNNNNNNNNNNNNNNNNNNNNNNNNNNNNNNNNNNNNNNNNNNNNNNNNNNNNNNNNNNNNNNNNNNNNNNNNNNNNNNNNNNNNNNNNNNNNNNNNNNNNNNNNNNNNNNNNNNNNNNNNNNNNNNNNNNNNNNNNNNNNNNNNNNNNNNNNNNNNNNNNNNNNNNNNNNNNNNNNNNNNNNNNNNNNNNNNNNNNNNNNNNNNNNNNNNNNNNNNNNNNNNNNNNNNNNNNNNNNNNNNNNNNNNNNNNNNNNNNNNNNNNNNNNNNNNNNNNNNNNNNNNNNNNNNNNNNNNNNNNNNNNNNNNNNNNNNNNNNNNNNNNNNNNNNNNNNNNNNNNNNNNNNNNNNNNNN from Arachis ipaensis cultivar K30076 chromosome B02, Araip1.1, whole genome shotgun sequence harbors:
- the LOC107627594 gene encoding uncharacterized protein LOC107627594, whose protein sequence is MASKLEQTLPLKLLVDRKKSCVVMAEASKDFIETLFSFLTLPLGTIIRLLSKNKLNGHEEAKVGCINNLYNSVENATDEVFWNPICKQMLLRPRNPCRALCRKLKLNVDDNEPTRRFICSNYCKRSNSFLLSAFSGVTCIKCGNPMDKKPKIMVNDSSSEVTHRHEDGVFIKGEAMYLIFDNLKVLQSSPRIFVKELVQLGYKDFNNLTEIYQNVGLKEVLDLLKQALSSKTALSDVFFANGFSKGMSTYSPKIGQTINHGRSDYRNLKVTVSKSKKKILHAEAEEDFVDFLLSFLTAPLGSVLKVLDGNASLGCMDNLYNSVKELISSWFFTAKIFSLLNPHVAPQFGFKKWQPLQIREKSACEYKYDDISGVLIPQLLVDINTKFYEPRSPDGQKEVGFVRRPSVFVVWDDLRVIPMANASSISFMQKMNIPFDDLEEHVITIGNAEALNLLGASLTTNAALTEGLFYLLEMPNQDARA